A window of the Paraburkholderia sp. ZP32-5 genome harbors these coding sequences:
- a CDS encoding MaoC family dehydratase, translating to MNAVSKEMNVNGRCFDDLDVGDSIALGSATISDANIVTFAGVGGDFYEVHTDDEAARALGFERRIAHGLLIVALVDAMKMRCAWHLQAVATLSLTWDYKKAVVSGDRITATMRVESRRETKRADRGIVVFAIDVFNQHGECVQMGKTTTMMVRRASQ from the coding sequence ATGAATGCGGTAAGCAAGGAAATGAACGTGAACGGGCGCTGCTTCGACGACCTCGATGTCGGCGATTCGATCGCGCTGGGCAGCGCGACGATCAGCGATGCGAACATCGTCACCTTCGCGGGCGTCGGCGGCGACTTCTACGAGGTTCACACGGATGACGAAGCAGCGCGCGCGCTCGGTTTCGAGCGGCGTATCGCGCATGGTCTGTTGATCGTGGCGCTCGTCGATGCGATGAAAATGCGCTGCGCGTGGCACTTGCAGGCCGTCGCAACGCTGTCGCTGACGTGGGACTACAAGAAGGCTGTCGTGAGCGGCGATCGCATTACCGCCACCATGCGCGTGGAATCACGGCGCGAAACGAAGCGCGCTGACCGCGGCATCGTCGTGTTCGCAATCGACGTGTTCAATCAGCATGGCGAGTGCGTGCAGATGGGCAAGACCACGACGATGATGGTGCGCAGGGCCAGCCAGTAA
- a CDS encoding MaoC family dehydratase produces MSDFYLRIGDTVSLEKHVSAAAIYAFADISGDRSPNHVDEQAMAASVYGRVIAHGALMVAYMSACSTAIVERVNGVRDRETPVSLGYDRIRFLKPVFAGDTIRLDYTVVSADLERRRTEAEIRIVNQHGELVGVAMHILKWVTAQ; encoded by the coding sequence ATGAGCGATTTTTATCTGCGTATCGGCGACACGGTGTCGCTCGAAAAGCACGTCAGCGCCGCTGCCATCTACGCCTTCGCGGATATCAGCGGCGACCGTTCGCCGAACCACGTCGATGAACAGGCGATGGCGGCCAGCGTATATGGTCGCGTGATCGCGCACGGTGCGTTGATGGTGGCGTATATGTCAGCCTGTTCGACGGCCATCGTCGAACGCGTGAACGGTGTGCGCGATCGCGAGACGCCCGTGTCGCTCGGCTATGACCGCATACGTTTCCTGAAGCCTGTTTTCGCGGGCGACACGATCCGACTCGACTATACGGTCGTGTCAGCCGATCTCGAACGCCGCCGCACCGAGGCCGAGATTCGTATCGTCAATCAGCATGGCGAGCTGGTCGGCGTGGCGATGCATATTCTCAAATGGGTGACTGCGCAATGA
- a CDS encoding CaiB/BaiF CoA transferase family protein — protein sequence MLEGMRIVSFCHYLQGPASTQYLADMGADVIKIEARDGAYERHWSGAGVFIEDVSAFFLCANRNKRVIALDLKSEQGRDIALKLIDQADAVVENFRPGVLDRLGLGYEAVKARKPGIIYASASGFGGSGPMRDKPGQDLMIQARTGLVAASGGGATAVGAAICDQHGGALLAMGILGAYVKRMKTGEGTRVEGNLFNAGIDLQAEAITNYLTAEKSAAVFERDAHLSTWFHQAPYGIYRTADDRAVAISLNSPAVFAEALDDDGLRALADCNPYEQRDAYARATAAAVQRYSLDALAVALDAKAMWWAPVHDYSDLRDDAQAKHNRVFETVDIKSGKATLINHPLRYDGEVPAVRHLAIEIGHDTRQILEELGYQGDQIQSLTDAGVVAGRGLAHTTQTTQATVSA from the coding sequence ATGCTTGAAGGTATGCGCATCGTCAGCTTTTGCCACTATCTGCAAGGGCCGGCGTCGACCCAGTATCTCGCCGACATGGGCGCGGACGTCATCAAGATCGAGGCGCGCGATGGCGCATACGAGCGGCACTGGTCCGGCGCGGGTGTGTTTATCGAAGACGTCAGTGCCTTTTTCCTGTGCGCGAACCGCAACAAGCGCGTGATTGCGCTCGACCTGAAATCGGAGCAGGGGCGCGACATCGCGTTGAAGTTGATCGATCAGGCCGATGCCGTGGTCGAGAATTTCCGGCCCGGCGTGCTGGATCGCCTGGGGCTCGGCTATGAGGCGGTGAAGGCGCGCAAGCCCGGCATCATCTACGCGTCGGCGAGCGGCTTTGGCGGGTCCGGGCCGATGCGCGACAAGCCGGGTCAGGATCTGATGATTCAGGCGCGTACCGGGCTCGTGGCGGCATCGGGCGGCGGTGCGACGGCGGTCGGCGCGGCGATCTGCGACCAGCACGGCGGCGCACTGCTCGCGATGGGCATTCTCGGCGCCTACGTGAAGCGGATGAAGACCGGCGAGGGTACGCGCGTCGAGGGAAATCTGTTCAATGCGGGCATCGATCTGCAAGCCGAGGCCATTACCAACTATCTGACCGCCGAAAAGAGCGCGGCGGTGTTCGAGCGCGACGCGCATCTGTCGACGTGGTTCCATCAGGCGCCTTATGGCATCTATCGCACGGCGGACGATCGCGCGGTAGCGATCTCGCTGAACAGCCCCGCGGTATTTGCCGAAGCACTCGACGACGACGGCTTGCGCGCGCTCGCCGATTGCAATCCTTACGAACAGCGTGATGCGTACGCGCGCGCCACGGCCGCGGCGGTGCAACGCTACAGCCTCGATGCGCTGGCCGTCGCGCTCGATGCGAAAGCGATGTGGTGGGCGCCCGTGCATGACTACAGCGATTTGCGCGACGACGCACAGGCGAAGCACAACCGCGTGTTCGAAACGGTCGACATCAAAAGCGGCAAGGCGACGCTGATCAATCATCCGCTGCGTTACGACGGCGAAGTGCCGGCGGTGCGTCATCTGGCAATCGAGATCGGCCACGATACACGGCAGATTCTCGAAGAACTCGGCTACCAGGGCGATCAGATCCAGTCGCTGACGGATGCCGGCGTCGTTGCCGGACGTGGTCTCGCTCATACGACGCAAACAACGCAAGCGACGGTATCGGCTTGA